CGAAGCGCAATAAGCAGAGAATCCATTCTTAGTTGTTAGAGCCTCCTCATAACTTATGGGATTCCAGTCTTTTTCAGTATATGTATAGCCAGTAAAGGGATGTTTATTGAAGTCGCAGATAGCAACAGTGGAAGAAGTAATGACCACACGTTTCACTTTTGGTTCGTTGCAAGAAGCTTCCAAAACACTGATTGTACCCTTATGAGCAGGATCCAAAAGTTGGGCTTTATTATCGGTTacactttcaaaaaaaaagggggAAGCAACATGGCAAATGTAGTCACAATCTTTGACGACATCCTTAAACGCATTAGGCGCGATAATGTCCTTCACAAGTACAAAGTCAACCTTGTCTTTGAGCTCCGGATTTAGACGTACGAGCTCTTCAGCTTTTTCCATGGAACGAACGGTACCCCGTACACGGTAACCATTTGTAATTAATGACACAGCAACATGAGCACCGATAAATCCTGTTACGCCGGTTACTAAAACAAGACTTTGATCGGACAtgatttttccaattttacAAAGATGCAAAATCCACAAactcaaaaatttaaataaaacaagaagtCGAACCGTCTTTTTAAAGGTTTTTCCCTAACGACGGACCCGGTTTAGTCTATACACGTTAAGACTGGGATAGCAAAGtcaaaataattaaaacCCAACAACTAGAATTTTAACTACAGTCAGACATTCCTTTCGTTATTAGTCATCCCGTGGCTTGGCCTGACGCAAACCGTTTGATGGTTTGGAGTAGAGTATTTCGGTATTCCTATGCGcttaaaattttttctgtttctctGAGCCTTATTATTTACGTTCTCTCTCTTGCATCGAACTTGGGGGATTCCTAAGTTCCTCAATTAAAAAGATATAAGAGCATGCTACaacaaaagatatttttctgtttatgtttttatttaaaggATCGCATCCAATATTATAAACAGCGTGTATGTGATGTAGTATTGGTGGTGTCAAGAGGAATTATTAATATTGCTCTAGTTGATTCCTATATGATTATTCTATAGGTGTATTGTTTATATcaacataaacaaagaaacaattgaatattttgCTGTCAAAACTCTTTGACAGCCCATCGGTTACTTTCGTTTTAgtgggttttttttttcatattcagATATTACATAAGTGATATTTGTACCCAGACAAAATATTCACTTTGCAAGGACTAGCTGGCAGAGCTAATCAACAAAACTAAATCATAAAACATCTTTTTCGGTTgctttcattattttcaataagCTCTAAGCAACACTTCATCATGAGGTTGTAAACAGACAACTTAAACTCTCAATGGTCAAGTGGTACTTATTACCGTTTGTAAGCAGCGATAATTCTAAGTAATAAAAGTTTATATTGGattgaattaaaataaGATATTATTCCACTCTCAACAAGCTATTTATAATAAGATTCAAGGGAATACAAGGCTAACAACGGAGCATTGGACCCTGCGAAGGAAGGCATACAGTTATGAACACCCAAGATA
The nucleotide sequence above comes from Schizosaccharomyces osmophilus chromosome 3, complete sequence. Encoded proteins:
- a CDS encoding NADPH-dependent methylglyoxal reductase GRE2, whose product is MSDQSLVLVTGVTGFIGAHVAVSLITNGYRVRGTVRSMEKAEELVRLNPELKDKVDFVLVKDIIAPNAFKDVVKDCDYICHVASPFFFESVTDNKAQLLDPAHKGTISVLEASCNEPKVKRVVITSSTVAICDFNKHPFTGYTYTEKDWNPISYEEALTTKNGFSAYCASKKFAEIAARNFVKEKQPHFDMCTVNPALVVGPPIHPMSNMESLNTSDRLLWSLINGSKSQPSTQNIHVDVRDIAYAHVIAMEKPELSNDRMIVSQGPLVTNDVCKILRQKFPDLKEVISEPTDVPFNDKHFKVDNSYSKSFGLQYHSEKQTFIDTATKLWERAKQFALTH